The following proteins are encoded in a genomic region of Zea mays cultivar B73 chromosome 9, Zm-B73-REFERENCE-NAM-5.0, whole genome shotgun sequence:
- the LOC100384718 gene encoding Chaperone protein dnaJ 8, chloroplastic-like, which translates to MAVGGGVCVASPSPSSVEAWSWRTSGARRRAAVRCSVVGEAGPGAAGGRVEDPYRTLRLRRGATRGEVKKAFRRLALMYHPDVRKEREREMECDGDSGVQFQRINVAYQRLMSSMREADERLEYWRLKYGLADEDLDRYRRRLNEEDADDWFDM; encoded by the exons ATGGCAGTTGGAGGCGGCGTGTGTGTGGCGTCGCCCTCGCCGTCGTCGGTCGAGGCGTGGTCGTGGAGGACGAGCGGGGCGCGGCGCCGCGCGGCCGTTAGGTGCAGCGTCGTTGGCGAGGCCGGGCCgggcgccgccggcgggcgggtggaGGACCCCTACCGGACGCTGCGTCTGCGCCGGGGGGCCACCCGCGGCGAGGTCAAGAAGGCCTTCCGCCGCCTCGCGCTCATG TACCATCCGGACGTTCgcaaggagagggagagggagatggAATGCGACGGCGACAGCGGCGTCCAGTTCCAGAGGATTAACGTGGCGTATCAG AGGCTGATGAGCAGCATGAGGGAGGCCGACGAGCGGCTGGAGTACTGGCGCCTCAAGTACGGCCTCGCCGACGAGGATCTGGACAGGTACAGGcgccgcctcaacgaggaagacgCCGACGACTGGTTCGACATGTGA